A window of Odocoileus virginianus isolate 20LAN1187 ecotype Illinois chromosome 3, Ovbor_1.2, whole genome shotgun sequence genomic DNA:
CTCTGGGCCCCATCATTCCTTCTGTAACTCCAGTCATTTTGTGTCCCCTGGAAAACCCCTTATTTTGATCTTGGGCTAACCATtgatgtttggggcttcccaggtggctcagtggtaaagaatctgcctgccaatgtgggagacacatgagatgcgagttccatccctaggtcgggaagatcccctggagaaggaaatggcatcccactccagtattcttgcctggagaaatcgcatggacagaggagccatggtggtcccaaagagtcagacacgactgagctaccgAGCACGAACACAGCCATTTATGTTTAGGTCTTCCTTTTTGCTCCCTAGTGATCCCCCAACATCACCAGGCCCCGCTGACCCCTGACCTTTGTGACCCAAATGCCCAAGGCTGACATGCCCAAGGCTGACCTGACACCTTCCCCTGCCCTGAGGGCCTCGCATCCAAGCTGAACCATTGACCGCAGacccccacctcctcttcccaCTTGCCCCGGCCCCTAGGCAGTCCTCTGAGCGCGCAGGGCAGCTGGAAGCCACGCTGAACAGCTGCAGGCGCCGCCTGGGCGAGCTGCGGGAGCTTCGACGGCAGGTGCGGCAGCTGGAGGAGTGCAATGCCGGCCATGCGGAGCGCACGCGACAGCTGGAGGAAGAACTGCGCCGGGCCGGATCCCTGCGTGCCCAGCTTGAGGCGCAGCGGCGACAGGTGCGGGTGGGAGCCTGGACCCggactggggtgggggctcctcttGCCTGGCTACTGACTTTGGCCTTCCCTCAGCGAGGTGCTGAGCCCTTCCACCCAGAGCCCGCCCCCTCGTTTGCATAGAGGCCACACCCTCTAGACAGGCCCACCCTGCTCTAGCTTTGCAAGCCCCGCCTCTTCCAAATTTCTTTCTGCTGGTCCCTCTGGCCCCACCCTTTGACCTTGTGCTCAgtccctgtccctccctcccaccctataGTCCTCTCCCCTCACGTCTGTTCAGGTTCAGGAACTGCAGGGCCAACAGCAAGAGGAGGCCATGAAGGCTGAGAAATGGCTATTCGAGTGCCGCAATCTGGAGGAAAAGTATGAGTCGGTggcaaaggagaaggaggtgaggcTGAGGTGCTACTGCCCAAGCCCTACCCTGCCCATCAAGGCAAAGCCCATTTCCCAGGAGGCCGATCCTGCCTCAAGTGGCCTGTTGCACCCTGTCCCTCCAGCGGCTGTTGGCAGAGCGGGACTCCCTGAGAGAGGCCAATGAGGAGCTGCGCTGCGCCCAGATGCAGCCTCGGGGGCTGGCCCAGGCCGGTGAGTTGGAGGTTCATCCCAGGGCCTGGGAGAGCGCTGGCCTGGAGCCTCACCGGGCCACATGTGCTCTTAGGGCAAGCATAAAAGGCAGTGCCCAGGGCTTGTCTAGTTTGGGGTCGCAGAGCAAGGCCATGCTGGAGATAGTCTCAAGTGGAAAGAGGTGACATGGGCCAGTGGAAAGCAGCAAGAGCTGTCCTTTGGGGCTCTGAGGGGGTGAGAAAAGGCAAACTCAGGCCAATATCATGGCTCCCTCTCAAGCTGGGTGTGGGGTTTGTGTTAAGTCAGGCATTGGCCAAACTTGAGTCCCCAAAGATGCTTCTTCAAAGAGGATCCTAGGGATGGGGACAGGAACTCTGGCGCCACCTGAAGACTTTTCTCACATTCTCCAGACCCCTCACTGGATCCCACCTCACCGGCTGTGGGAAACTTAGCAGCCGAGATCCTACCTGCAGAGCTCAGGTATCCAGGGGTCAGTCACTCAGAGCTCTGGTCCCACTGGAGCCTGCCAGTTCCCACCCTCAACCCCATCCCCAGAGCAGGTACTTACCACTAGCCAGACCTACTCAGCTTGGTTCCCAAGTCCTAGCTGGGCTTTTTATCccccaccctatggactgtagtccaccaggcttctccatccatggaattctccaggcaagaatactggaattggttgccattcccttctccaggggaatcttcctgacccagggatccaacccaggtctcctacattgcaggcagattctttaccatctgagccaccagggaagtccttttatgCTCACCCACTTCTAATTCTGCTTTTACCTGGCCGGGACTCTATCCCTGTTGGTGGCTCACCTGACCTCTTTGGGATCCACCCTCAGTGCACCAGTTAGGTCCAACTCATCTGTCTCCACTGCCCAGGCAAAAATCCTTTGCCCAGCGCCGCCCACATCAGGTTCTGCCCCCAGGACACAGCCCCGTTCTCAGTGTATTCCCCGCTGGGATCAGTGTCCTGCCCACATCAACGTTTCTCTTTGCAGTGTTTTCCTTTCCCTGAGCCCCATCTCAGTGTTCTAACCTGCTCATgtagccctgccctgccccatccACCCCTAGACCCTGCTCATGGCTCCGCCCACttttccccaccccaccagcgCCCCGCCCACCCACTCCAGGCTCTGTCCCGGGTACTCTAACCCTACCCCAGGGTCTGACTGGGCCCTTCCCCTGGCCTCTGTTCCTCTCCCGGCCCCGTCCGCCCAGTTTCCCTGCCTGAGCCCTGTAGGCCTGAGTGGTGACCCATCCCCAGCCCTGCTCACTCCTTCCCGGTCCGCAGGGAAACACTCCTGCGACTTCAGTTGGAGAACAAGCGGCTGTGCCAGCAGGAGGCGGACGACAGGGAACGGCAGGAGGAGCTGCAGCGCCACCTGGAGGAGGCCAACCGTGCGCGCCATGGCCTGGAGACGCAGCAACGGTGAGGACCCACCCTGCGAAGGGGGGCCTCCCGCGTAAGCTTGGAGGGGGCGCGAGGGAGGGCGCAGGCACTGAGCGGGGCCCCCACCTCCGCAGGCTGAACCAGCAGCAGCTGTCAGAGCTGAGGGCCCAAGTGGAGGACCTTCAGAAGGCCCTGCAGGAGCAGGACGTGAGtgcccacctcctccctgcctggccctgccctgTGCCCCCACTAACGCTGCTTTATCTCCCCACTGCTGCCTGATGCCCCGTGCAGTCCATAGTAAGTACTTTGGGCTCAGAGTGCCACTCCTGACCCTCACCCTCCGAGAAGGTTGGGACCTCTGGACACCTCATCCCCACACTCACCCAGcgcctcttctctcctcccagtCAATCCTGCTGAAGAGGAAGCTGGAGGAACATCTGTGAGTCGGGTGGGGGGAAAGATTGGGGCAAAGGTATAGGGGATGGATCTGGTGTCCATGGGGAGTTGTTTATGAGGCCAGGGGGTCAGCTGACACACAGACTGAAGTGTCAGCTCACCCAGGGTCTTATAGACCAAAGGAAGGTGTATGGACTATTTTGGGGGAACAATTGGGAGTCAGGGAATTTCAGCAAGGTTGTGTGACACAGTGGTAGTcaccttttattacttttttgcattgctaaaaaaagataaactagataaacttttttttttttttttcccatttttggcAACACagctcagcttgtgggatcttagttccccaactagggataaAACCTGGGCCCACAGCTGTGAAAGCTCcaagtcctaaccaatggaccgctagggaattcccaaaaaatatagttctttattaaaaaggactttcttaaagaaagaaagaaactattttaATTAGCTGTCacaattatagtttaaaaaaccGAAAGGTATACCAAGTTATACAGAAATAGAAGGTAAACATCTCAGTCTTCCCTCATTAACTCAGTTTCTGCCCCATTCCACCCCCATTCCTATTAGTTGATTATggaaatttttctgtaatttttaaagcaaattcaaaTGAATATGAATATAGATTTTTACTCTCATTCCTTATTTACACAAAAGGTAGTATAATATGTACACTTTGCTTTCCCTACTTAACCAGTTAACTGGGGAAATTTCTTCTTATGAATAAATAAAGGGAGACCTTATTATTAATTTCTTGATATAGCAGTCTTTATCAATGGGGGTTCCATGGGGAAACTGGCCTTTACAGAAAATGATTTTCATGACTATTCTCTCAGTTCTGCCAAGACTGGAATGTACCTAATGCCAACCTAGAGCACAGATAGTTATTTCCTTATAGAGGATGAATACCTGGAGGCATTAGGGCTTAATTCTGTAGAATTCTGGTCCAGAAGGGCTGGCATATAGCATTTTTTTGGTAATATCATAATTAACTCATTCTTTTAGGCATTTGCAATTTCAACCTGTACAACAAAGTACAATCTTATATATGTATCATTTTGTTTATGTGCAaatgtatcacacacacacaaaaaatggaatGGGTGGCTCTCAGGGCATATGCTTTTGTAATTTTAGTAGATATAGCCAAAGGTTCACTATTAGATGTTATAGCATGTTCCAAGTCCATGATACATGATATTAGGCTCACTTAGGGGGATCTTTGGGGTTTTGCTCCAGGTGGCAGAATGCCAACTATTAGCTTATATTTCCTTTCATTAGAAGAGATTTGCATTCTAGAGAGATCCCTGGCTGATGGGTGGAGAATGGAGAGTAGAAGGCTGGCAAGGGATGATGGTGCCTGGACCAGCATGTGGGCTGTGGAATGGAGAGAAGTGGACAGATGGAGGGAGGGCTGGTCCAGGGGCCACCTGATGAGGGTCATGGAGGGTTGCGGCTCTGATGGCTAAAGAGATGGTTGTGCCGGGGCACATAGCCCCCAGGCTTGGAGTCAGGCAGAGAGGTCTGCAGGAACACTTCTGGGAAGCAGAGAAATGGGCCCGGAACTGAGGCTGCCTCTGGCTCCCCACCTACAGGCAGAAGCTGCATGAAGCAGATCTGGAGCTGCAGCGGAAGCGCGAGTACATCGAGGAGCTGGAGCCCCCCGCCGACAGCAGCAGTGAGGGGGGGCGCTAAGCGGCCTGGATGGGTGGCGGGAGCCCCTAAGCTCAGCTCAGCACAAGCTTAGGGGCCACCTTGTCCCCCCAGCAGCCCGGCGTATCGAGGAACTTCAGCACAGCCTGCAAAAGAAGGACGTGGACTTACGGGCCATGGAGGAGCGATACCGCCGCTATGTGGACAGGGCGCGCCTGGTGAGGATGCTGGGTGCGCCGCTGGCGTCCTGCCCAGGCCACTGCTTCCCACTTGGCATTCTCTGCCTCCTGTCCCCACACCTGTCCTACCGTATCACATCGCAGACTTCTACATCATGGCCGGTGGGGCCAAGGTCACTGTGACTGTGTCTTTCCCCACCCTAGGTCATACAGAGCCTGGAACCCAAGCAGCAGCCACCTGGAGGGGCTCCCCCGGATCTCCATGCCCTGAGGACACAGCTCCGGGAGCGGGACGTCCGAATTCGGCACCTGGAGGTGGGTATCCTAACCCCCTCTCACTGCTCCCAGTATATCCAGTCCCTTGATTGTTCCCTCCTTAGCAGATGGACTTTGACAAGAGTCGAAATCAGCGGGAGCAGGAAGAAAAGCTGCTCATCAGTGCCTGGTATAATATGGTGAGTGCACCATTACCTGTCTGAAGTACTGGGAGCGTGGGGGGTTGCTGGTGTCCTGGAGGCTCATCtgaccccagctctgcccctccctccctccagggcaTGGCTCTACAGCAGCGAGCTGGGGAAGAGCGGGCCCCTGCCCATGCCCAGTCATTCCTGGCACAGCAGCGGCTGGCCACCAATGCTCGCCGTGGACCCCTGGGACGCCTAGCAACCCTGAACATGCGCCCTGCCGACAAGCACTGATGAATCGCAGGATCCTGCCACCTGCCCAGCTTAATCCACCCTGGATTCCCCCAACTCACAGGGGGCCTAGAATTATGCCTCAGTTGGCTGCTTGAGAGCCTTGAAGTCACAGTCTCTGCCCCATTCTCTCCCAGCTGGGACAAGAGTgtaggaggcaggtgggaggcagGAATGGGCCTACTCTTTTTAGCAATGTGGTTCTTATTCTTGATTTTTTCCCTGGGGTTAGTGAGCTGCCAGGGGATAGAGTGATTTTatatttgagaagaaaaataataaagacttttAATCTGACCTGGCAGGACTCTGGGCACTGAGGGAAGGGGAGATGGTGGGCAAGGGGCTAAGATCATTGCTTTTAAGAAAAGCCTGGCTTatgttctttgttgttttttttttttggctgagctgggtcttcattttggctcaggctttctttagttgcagtgagtgggagctatttttgttgtggagcatgggctctagagtgtgtgggctcagtagttgtggcccaggggcttagttgctctgcagtatgtgagatcttagttcctcaaccagggatcaaactcaagtctcctgaattgcaaggcaaattcttaaccactggactaccagggaagtccctcttagcTTTTATTCAAGTGAAGTGGGAAACACAGATGGTTCTGAGCAAAGGATGCATATGACCTGATTCAAGCATTCATAGGCTCCTTTTGGTCCTGTGGGAGAAACAGACTGTGGAGCTGTTAGGGTCAGAGCTGAGAGATTGAGTCACTATCCACGTGGGTGGTTGCATGATAGTGAGGGCTCTGGCCAGAGTGGGAATCCTAGAGGAATGGGAAATGGTTGGATTCTGGATACAACTGGAAGATTAAGCTGATGGGATTTGCTACTGGGTTGATAAGGAGAagcatgaaagagagagagaacctgggggctcccctggcaatccagtggttaacactgtGCTTCCACTACTGGgcgcctgggtttgatccctggttggggaactaagacaccACTTGCAGCTCTGCTTGGccaaaacattatatatatatatatatatattaaagggacttctctagtggtccagtggttaagaatcgacCTTGCAATTCATgaaacacaggttggatccctggtcagggtactaagatgccacatgctgtagAGGAACTGAGCCTGCACCAAaccaaaagatcctgcatgatccagcaaagatctcacgtgccacaactaagacccaacgcagccacataaataaaaaatttttttaacaaatttttttttttttttttaaaggagttgaAGATGACTCCTAGGTTTTGTCCTCAGGAAGAGCAAAGCTGATGGAAGATAAGCAAGTGGGGGGTTGACAGGGACCTGTCATGTTGTGTTCCTGTGTGTTCCCCTGTGAACAGGGGAGCATGTTGTGTTCAAGGTGCCATGAGATCCATACACAGAGATGTCGAGTAGTCAGGTGGCTCTCTGCATCTACAGTGTGGGAAGGGACCCTGGCTGGACTTCTAAATTCAGGAGTCATCTACATATGATTGATGTAAGACCTAGAGCATTGAAGAGGCAGAGGGGTCACTTGCAGAAGCAAGGCTGGCaggagaattccctggcggttcCGTGGTTAGGACTTCTCCATTGCAACGGGTCCAGATTTaatccttgattggggaactaggatccctgAAACTAAGCTGCAGGgcgtagccaaaaataaataaacaaaaggttGGGGGGAGAAAGCGTGGTCTTGGGACCTGTGAATCCTATATTGATGAATGAGTAAAACCATGGGCACTGAATGGGGCCATTTCAGAGAGTAGAATTTGGAAGTGGACAGGACATCATCAAATAATCCTTAAAGCATACCTAGCATAACGCCTGCCAGGAGTTgagtttttagggaaaaaaaaaaactacaattttattgagcacctgttatgtaccaaacatttcttttaaagccaCTTTCATTTCATCCACACAGCTCAGGAGATGGGCACTCACTTATATGTCTattctaaagaaagaagaaaggcaggGCGCAGGGATAAAAGCTTCTCACGCAGTGGCGGGAAGTAGAGCTGGTGGTAAGGACCAGCAGTTCAAAAAAGCTGGAAGGATACCCCTCCCTTAATGCAGTCCTCGGTCCACAGGAGGCGCTCCAACCCTCTGTGCCAGACGTAAAGTTGGGGCGCAGACAGGTAAGAAGGGGGATGGCCGAGTCCACACGCAGCTTATGCAGACCCAAACTGCTGCAGGCAGGCTTGTTTCCCTGTCCTTGGAAATTCAGGGTTCAAAGGTCTCAGGCTAGACTCTCCTCCTCCTCGCCAATGGGGCTGGGCAGCCAGGGCGGAGCCGGCCCCCGGGTCCCAGGCATCGGCACCGCGGTAAAGGGCTCAGCGGGCGGCCTGGAGGCCGGGACCGAGGCAGGCGACTCGGGGCCGGTGGGGGGCTCAGACTCTGGCTCCGGCTGGCCTAAGTCGAGCAGCGGGTCTTCGCAGCCACATTCCGGGACCACGCCGTCGGGAGCGCCCGCACACGCGCAGTTAGTAGCCATAGATTCCTCCGACACGTAGCTGTTCTTGCGGCGCAGCAAGGACACGCGCCGGCCCAGCAGGCCACTTGTGGCCATGCCCGCGCCCCCTGGCAGGAGGCGCTGCAAGAAGTCGCCGTGTGCTTCGTTCGGCGGCGCGTCCAAGCCGTCCTGACGCTGGAACTGCATGTCCTCCTTGGCCAGCCTGCAGGAGAGACAGAGGATCAGCGTTGCCGCCTCTCTCGTCTTCAACAGAGCTGAGACCAAGGCATGCTACTTTTCCTGCCTCCACCCACCTCACTGTTCCACTTCTCCCAGAAGTCTTGGCTTGCCCCCCAGAGCCTGGCCTTATCCTCTAGCTCTGGCTATGAGCAAACTTGGGCCTTAAAAGGCTTAGTTGGGGCTCTGCTTCGTGTCGCTTCTGGTCCACCCAatcctcatagactgtagcccttaGTGTCCCGGCCCCAGACCTTGACCCGGATCCCTGACACCTCATCCTAGTCCTATTGACTGTAGTTTTTAGCTCAGAATCTCCAGGGTGTAGCCTTTAGCCCTGTCCTGGTCACCCACTGCCCCTTCAATTAGACACAACCCACAGTCACGTGtccagaggatgaaatggttgaatagcatcaccaactcaatgagtttgagtgtgagtcggacatgagtttgagcaaactccaggagatggtgaaggacaaggaagcctgttgtgctgcagttcatggggtccctaagagttgaacatgactgagcgactgaacgagaCCCCGCCCAAGAGGCCCTGTCCACCCCCACTGGCTCACGTGATGTCGAAGGTAGAGCCCTGGAAGGAGGGCTGCTGCATCAGGAAGGCGGTGGCCGCGGTGTAGGGAGCGCGAGCCTCAGCCGCGTCCCAGTACAGGTCCTTCTCCAGCATGGCCAGGTCGTCGTACATTTCATCCACAGCCAGCATTGACACCTGTGCGTGAGGATATGCAGGGAAGAGTGGGGCATGGAAAAGAGCTGGCACCACAGGGTGGACCCCTCAGGCTGGGTAGGAAGGCAGCTATCAGAGAAGGATGGTTCAGGGGCGATGTGTGGAAGAGTCTTGGCAGGGCTGGGGCCAAGGTCGCTTTGGGAGCCTAGGGATGGTCTCAACTGAGAGAACCTCACCTGGAAGCATCGGTCGATCAGAAAGTTGGTCTCAAAGTCATCGTCATCCTCTCCGAAGGGGTTGATGAGCTGCTCAGCTACctgagtggggaggggggaggtagGCAGAGCCCTGAGAACCCCTGCCCATTTCACCTCTATAGTCCTGGCCTTGGGACCCCCACCCACCTTAAGCCAACCGGCATAGAAGAAGAACTGCAGCAGGGTGAAGATTGGCACGTACAGGTCCAGGTCGTGGTCTTTGTAGCCCTGTGCTGGGTCCAGGAACTGGCGACCGATGAGGCAAGCCAGGAAGTAGCTGTACACAGCAATGGTCACCACCTGGGGGACAGAACGGGGTGCCAGTCAGGTCTTGAAAGTCATGGAGAGACCAGAGCTAGGATCACTAGTCACTGTGACAGTCTTAGTTAGTCCTTAGATTTTCCTTGAGACCAACGCTCCAGAGCCTCTGACATAGGATATAAAAAGGCCCAACCAGGTTACCTGGGTGTAGACAAGGGGCACGCTAATCCAGTCGTAGTGAAAGAGCATCCCACACTTGCTCCGAAACACATTCAGCTCCTGGTGGGGCAAATATAGGTCATGAGGGGGCTGAAATGTGAGCTCACACATGGGGATTAAGTAGGGGGGTAATGGATGGAGGTGAGTGGTCACCTAGTGGGAGGCAGGCCTGTGCTTCCAGGGACTAGAGAGAGTATTTAGTGGTGAGTGTGTAATAATACCTAGTGTAATAATACCTAGGGGCATTATTCACCTAGAAACCACCCCATAGAGATAACGTGTACACCTCGGGGCTCTAGATAAGGGTGTTTGGAATCCGCCCTGTGAAAGGCACGTGGCAAGTCAGGAAAAGACACAACCTCAGGGCGGGTGGGGTACAATATccgtggttttcttttttaaatgaatgactaCCCGGATAACCCACCTCCAGCAGCAGCTTTAAGGCGCCGTTGTCGCGGATGCGGCCCTCGCGCCGAGCCTGCGCGGCCAGGTTGCAGAACCAGACGCAAGGCACCCAGTACTTGTTGTAGGATGAGTTTAGGTTCTCGAACTTCTTGCGCTCCTCGCGGGTCATAAACCCTGCGGGGGCGAGGTCGGGAGTTACTTGCCCCGCCCCCTTCcttgccccccccaccccccgcccgcgTCCCGTTTTGGGTTTTGGCCGGAGCCTCACCTGCTTCCACCACATGATCTATGGTGGGGAAGCGCTTAAAGACCGCAGTGCTGACTGAGCGCAGGATAAGCACCCCGGAGAGCCCTGCGTAGCGCATGAGCGTGCGTCGGTAGAGGCGGCCGCGCTCATCGCGTCCGTGCACTGTGCCGACCA
This region includes:
- the HOOK2 gene encoding protein Hook homolog 2 isoform X8, whose translation is MGTLIARYYFLSEEADEGDELRQRCLDLERQLVLLSEEKQSLAQENAVLRERVGRPEDEGASGLTAKKLLLLQTQLEQLQEENFRLESGREDERMRCLELEREVAELQQRNQALTSLAQEAQALKDEMDELRQSSERAGQLEATLNSCRRRLGELRELRRQVRQLEECNAGHAERTRQLEEELRRAGSLRAQLEAQRRQVQELQGQQQEEAMKAEKWLFECRNLEEKYESVAKEKERLLAERDSLREANEELRCAQMQPRGLAQADPSLDPTSPAVGNLAAEILPAELRETLLRLQLENKRLCQQEADDRERQEELQRHLEEANRARHGLETQQRLNQQQLSELRAQVEDLQKALQEQDSILLKRKLEEHLQKLHEADLELQRKREYIEELEPPADSSTARRIEELQHSLQKKDVDLRAMEERYRRYVDRARLVIQSLEPKQQPPGGAPPDLHALRTQLRERDVRIRHLEQMDFDKSRNQREQEEKLLISAWYNMLCPSLPPGHGSTAASWGRAGPCPCPVIPGTAAAGHQCSPWTPGTPSNPEHAPCRQALMNRRILPPAQLNPPWIPPTHRGPRIMPQLAA
- the HOOK2 gene encoding protein Hook homolog 2 isoform X1: MSMDKAELCGSLLTWLQTFNVPPPCTSPQDLSSGLAVAFVLNQIDSSWFNEAWLQGISEDPAPSRRLKVSNLKAILQSLVEYSQDVLGHPILEQHLPDVSLIGEFSDPEELGKLLQLVLGCAISCEKKQEHIQRIMTLEESVQHVVMEAIQELMTKDTSDSLSPETYGNFDSQSRRYYFLSEEADEGDELRQRCLDLERQLVLLSEEKQSLAQENAVLRERVGRPEDEGASGLTAKKLLLLQTQLEQLQEENFRLESGREDERMRCLELEREVAELQQRNQALTSLAQEAQALKDEMDELRQSSERAGQLEATLNSCRRRLGELRELRRQVRQLEECNAGHAERTRQLEEELRRAGSLRAQLEAQRRQVQELQGQQQEEAMKAEKWLFECRNLEEKYESVAKEKERLLAERDSLREANEELRCAQMQPRGLAQADPSLDPTSPAVGNLAAEILPAELRETLLRLQLENKRLCQQEADDRERQEELQRHLEEANRARHGLETQQRLNQQQLSELRAQVEDLQKALQEQDSILLKRKLEEHLQKLHEADLELQRKREYIEELEPPADSSTARRIEELQHSLQKKDVDLRAMEERYRRYVDRARLVIQSLEPKQQPPGGAPPDLHALRTQLRERDVRIRHLEMDFDKSRNQREQEEKLLISAWYNMLCPSLPPGHGSTAASWGRAGPCPCPVIPGTAAAGHQCSPWTPGTPSNPEHAPCRQALMNRRILPPAQLNPPWIPPTHRGPRIMPQLAA
- the HOOK2 gene encoding protein Hook homolog 2 isoform X7 — encoded protein: MSMDKAELCGSLLTWLQTFNVPPPCTSPQDLSSGLAVAFVLNQIDSSWFNEAWLQGISEDPAPSRRLKVSNLKAILQSLVEYSQDVLGHPILEQHLPDVSLIGEFSDPEELGKLLQLVLGCAISCEKKQEHIQRIMTLEESVQHVVMEAIQELMTKDTSDSLSPETYGNFDSQSRRYYFLSEEADEGDELRQRCLDLERQLVLLSEEKQSLAQENAVLRERVGRPEDEGASGLTAKKLLLLQTQLEQLQEENFRLESGREDERMRCLELEREVAELQQRNQALTSLAQEAQALKDEMDELRQSSERAGQLEATLNSCRRRLGELRELRRQVRQLEECNAGHAERTRQLEEELRRAGSLRAQLEAQRRQVQELQGQQQEEAMKAEKWLFECRNLEEKYESVAKEKERLLAERDSLREANEELRCAQMQPRGLAQADPSLDPTSPAVGNLAAEILPAELRETLLRLQLENKRLCQQEADDRERQEELQRHLEEANRARHGLETQQRLNQQQLSELRAQVEDLQKALQEQDSILLKRKLEEHLQKLHEADLELQRKREYIEELEPPADSSTARRIEELQHSLQKKDVDLRAMEERYRRYVDRARLVIQSLEPKQQPPGGAPPDLHALRTQLRERDVRIRHLEQMDFDKSRNQREQEEKLLISAWYNMLCPSLPPGHGSTAASWGRAGPCPCPVIPGTAAAGHQCSPWTPGTPSNPEHAPCRQALMNRRILPPAQLNPPWIPPTHRGPRIMPQLAA
- the HOOK2 gene encoding protein Hook homolog 2 isoform X2, translated to MSMDKAELCGSLLTWLQTFNVPPPCTSPQDLSSGLAVAFVLNQIDSSWFNEAWLQGISEDPAPSRRLKVSNLKAILQSLVEYSQDVLGHPILEQHLPDVSLIGEFSDPEELGKLLQLVLGCAISCEKKQEHIQRIMTLEESVQHVVMEAIQELMTKDTSDSLSPETYGNFDSQSRRYYFLSEEADEGDELRQRCLDLERQLVLLSEEKQSLAQENAVLRERVGRPEDEGASGLTAKKLLLLQTQLEQLQEENFRLESGREDERMRCLELEREVAELQQRNQALTSLAQEAQALKDEMDELRQSSERAGQLEATLNSCRRRLGELRELRRQVRQLEECNAGHAERTRQLEEELRRAGSLRAQLEAQRRQVQELQGQQQEEAMKAEKWLFECRNLEEKYESVAKEKERLLAERDSLREANEELRCAQMQPRGLAQADPSLDPTSPAVGNLAAEILPAELRETLLRLQLENKRLCQQEADDRERQEELQRHLEEANRARHGLETQQRLNQQQLSELRAQVEDLQKALQEQDSILLKRKLEEHLQKLHEADLELQRKREYIEELEPPADSSTRRIEELQHSLQKKDVDLRAMEERYRRYVDRARLVIQSLEPKQQPPGGAPPDLHALRTQLRERDVRIRHLEQMDFDKSRNQREQEEKLLISAWYNMLCPSLPPGHGSTAASWGRAGPCPCPVIPGTAAAGHQCSPWTPGTPSNPEHAPCRQALMNRRILPPAQLNPPWIPPTHRGPRIMPQLAA
- the HOOK2 gene encoding protein Hook homolog 2 isoform X6; translated protein: MTLEESVQHVVMEAIQELMTKDTSDSLSPETYGNFDSQSRRYYFLSEEADEGDELRQRCLDLERQLVLLSEEKQSLAQENAVLRERVGRPEDEGASGLTAKKLLLLQTQLEQLQEENFRLESGREDERMRCLELEREVAELQQRNQALTSLAQEAQALKDEMDELRQSSERAGQLEATLNSCRRRLGELRELRRQVRQLEECNAGHAERTRQLEEELRRAGSLRAQLEAQRRQVQELQGQQQEEAMKAEKWLFECRNLEEKYESVAKEKERLLAERDSLREANEELRCAQMQPRGLAQADPSLDPTSPAVGNLAAEILPAELRETLLRLQLENKRLCQQEADDRERQEELQRHLEEANRARHGLETQQRLNQQQLSELRAQVEDLQKALQEQDSILLKRKLEEHLQKLHEADLELQRKREYIEELEPPADSSTARRIEELQHSLQKKDVDLRAMEERYRRYVDRARLVIQSLEPKQQPPGGAPPDLHALRTQLRERDVRIRHLEQMDFDKSRNQREQEEKLLISAWYNMLCPSLPPGHGSTAASWGRAGPCPCPVIPGTAAAGHQCSPWTPGTPSNPEHAPCRQALMNRRILPPAQLNPPWIPPTHRGPRIMPQLAA
- the HOOK2 gene encoding protein Hook homolog 2 isoform X3, with the protein product MSMDKAELCGSLLTWLQTFNVPPPCTSPQDLSSGLAVAFVLNQIDSSWFNEAWLQGISEDPAPSRRLKVSNLKAILQSLVEYSQDVLGHPILEQHLPDVSLIGEFSDPEELGKLLQLVLGCAISCEKKQEHIQRIMTLEESVQHVVMEAIQELMTKDTSDSLSPETYGNFDSQSRRYYFLSEEADEGDELRQRCLDLERQLVLLSEEKQSLAQENAVLRERVGRPEDEGASGLTAKKLLLLQTQLEQLQEENFRLESGREDERMRCLELEREVAELQQRNQALTSLAQEAQALKDEMDELRQSSERAGQLEATLNSCRRRLGELRELRRQVRQLEECNAGHAERTRQLEEELRRAGSLRAQLEAQRRQVQELQGQQQEEAMKAEKWLFECRNLEEKYESVAKEKERLLAERDSLREANEELRCAQMQPRGLAQADPSLDPTSPAVGNLAAEILPAELRETLLRLQLENKRLCQQEADDRERQEELQRHLEEANRARHGLETQQRLNQQQLSELRAQVEDLQKALQEQDSILLKRKLEEHLQKLHEADLELQRKREYIEELEPPADSSTARRIEELQHSLQKKDVDLRAMEERYRRYVDRARLVIQSLEPKQQPPGGAPPDLHALRTQLRERDVRIRHLEQMDFDKSRNQREQEEKLLISAWYNMGMALQQRAGEERAPAHAQSFLAQQRLATNARRGPLGRLATLNMRPADKH